The Panicum hallii strain FIL2 chromosome 9, PHallii_v3.1, whole genome shotgun sequence genome has a window encoding:
- the LOC112877389 gene encoding ubiquitin carboxyl-terminal hydrolase 1-like, producing the protein MGKKTPPKGKPDGSPRRPKAPRLDPMALADAAVASPPEASDLMEEGAEGTSGNNRCNHVLADGARGKFSSSLMSKGAGTCASCRLEDAKHRPEESSILVCLECGWHLCCGVGGIANPFGHSRAHAMKKQHWVAVLYHDAGRGYCFNCDAEVGMPGEFEVDGYVIGIDVIRDVVSSLPKYVLPSYGVMGRRPRAQETGESSRDAKTPWEVDDLGCKKRPEVNSDNDRCSHVPTDHAHKEILDSSLQSDDAGKCAVCQREEELVNIFVCLKCGQQSCGDLASYVPYGHAQYHAKQERHWVAAMFADPGAGFCFKCETEVPVYPEELEMPEEIQAGRRASGFGEVGDPISGSPNLGDKQHSHEFRSANGQGYAIKGIPNISNTCYMNAILQCLFALDKLRARMLAWDAAKSLFGMVLKELFVETGASGGMLLDPEKLFRLICWRTDGFKHGKMQDSYELLASLHAILNKDEESDDRQNGAPTIMDSIFGFELSETLSCKCGFSKSAANPLYDLSLPLPSKGHPTKSVASPQTSESLKSRQKFAVQLFPANELIQTVAKSGGSHLLGSELKEVTVEETPKPLELDSTEAQRICQSKDGVQDLLHTQKNKVSSSEFSRRIIDVPVKSVNFLPHIFSDVKVEEMNEMTANSIVSIEDCLSLFSEQVIEWRCDNCANEEQMAGSANECKSSSSTQPHASDAQSQIVQTAGRITEGTSSGMSCGEKDSAACSITDKEPECHEGIHPTEKQTDLLKNEHSRQLMMYQDMMKQLHLDSSSLQLKDGKNEHKDIVGYAIQTCLFKKLPPVLTLQLQRAGTGHNTKLKYSEHVRFEEHLDVQRFMDPSSVDKDNSLYRLAGVVEHRGTGSLDEGHYVAYVRARRLGNHQQQSSCSFSWFRADDSVISQVTLEEVLKREAYILFYERVEG; encoded by the exons ATGGGGAAGAAGACGCCGCCGAAGGGGAAGCCGGACGGGAGCCCACGGAGACCGAAGGCTCCGCGTCTGGACCCGATGGCTCTGGCTGATGCGGCGGTGGCGTCGCCGCCGGAGGCGAGCGATTTGATGGAGGAAGGGGCGGAGGGGACCAGCGGCAACAACCGGTGCAATCACGTCCTCGCTGACGGTGCTCGCGGCAAGTTTAGCTCGTCGTTGATGTCCAAGGGCGCAGGGACGTGCGCGAGTTGTCGGCTAGAGGACGCGAAGCACAGGCCCGAGGAGAGCAGTATCTTGGTGTGCCTGGAATGCGGCTGGCACCTCTGCTGTGGGGTTGGGGGGATTGCGAACCCGTTTGGGCATTCTCGGGCGCACGCCATGAAGAAGCAGCACTGGGTTGCTGTTCTGTACCATGATGCAGGAAGAGGATACTGCTTCAACTGTGACGCCGAGGTGGGAATGCCGGGTGAATTTGAGGTTGATGGTTATGTGATTGGAATTGATGTGATCCGCGATGTTGTCAGTTCGTTGCCGAAGTACGTGCTCCCGTCGTATG GCGTGATGGGCAGGAGGCCGAGGGCGCAGGAGACGGGCGAGAGCTCGCGGGATGCCAAGACTCCGTGGGAGGTGGACGATCTGGGATGCAAGAAACGGCCAGAGGTGAACAGCGACAACGATCGGTGCAGTCACGTCCCCACTGACCATGCTCACAAGGAGATTTTGGATTCGTCATTGCAATCAGATGACGCAGGGAAGTGCGCAGTTTGCCAgcgcgaggaggagctcgtGAATATATTCGTGTGCCTTAAATGCGGCCAGCAATCCTGCGGGGATTTGGCAAGTTATGTCCCATACGGGCATGCTCAGTATCACGCCAAGCAGGAGCGGCATTGGGTTGCTGCGATGTTTGCTGATCCAGGAGCTGGATTCTGCTTCAAGTGTGAAACTGAAGTGCCTGTGTATCCAGAGGAGCTGGAAATGCCTGAGGAAATCCAGGCAGGTCGTCGTGCATCTGGGTTTGGTGAGGTAGGTGATCCTATCAGTGGGTCACCAAATCTCGGAGACAAACAACATAGCCACGAGTTCAGATCAGCTAATGGGCAAGGCTATGCTATAAAAGGGATACCAAATATCTCAAACACATGCTATATGAATGCAATACTGCAGTGCCTCTTTGCACTTGATAAGCTGCGGGCAAGGATGTTAGCATGGGATGCTGCAAAGAGTCTCTTTGGCATGGTATTGAAGGAGCTTTTTGTGGAGACAGGTGCTTCAGGAGGCATGCTGCTGGACCCAGAGAAACTCTTTCGATTGATATGCTGGCGTACGGATGGGTTCAAACATGGTAAAATGCAGGACAGCTACGAATTGCTTGCTTCCTTGCATGCTATTTTGAATAAAGATGAGGAGAGTGATGACAGGCAAAATGGTGCTCCTACAATTATGGATTCCATTTTTGGGTTTGAGCTGTCTGAGACACTATCCTGCAAATGTGGTTTCTCTAAATCAGCTGCCAATCCTCTCTATGATCTGTCACTGCCACTGCCATCAAAGGGGCATCCAACCAAAAGTGTTGCATCACCACAAACAAGCGAGAGTCTCAAATCTCGACAGAAGTTTGCTGTTCAATTATTTCCAGCAAATGAGCTGATACAGACAGTTGCTAAAAGTGGTGGTTCTCATCTTCTTGGTTCAGAATTAAAAGAGGTGACTGTGGAGGAAACACCTAAACCTTTGGAACTTG ATTCTACTGAAGCGCAACGTATCTGTCAAAGCAAGGATGGTGTACAGGATCTTTTGCACACTCAGAAGAACAAGGTCTCAAGTTCCGAATTTTCACGAAGGATCATCGACGTGCCAGTGAAGTCTGTTAATTTTCTTCCTCATATCTTTTCTGATGTCAAAGTTGAGGAAATGAATGAGATGACAGCAAATTCAATAGTATCGATTGAGGACTGCTTATCGCTGTTTTCTGAACAAGTGATAGAATGGCGCTGTGATAATTGTGCAAATGAGGAGCAGATGGCAGGAAGTGCCAATGAATGCAAATCTTCTTCAAGTACGCAACCGCATGCGTCTGATGCACAGAGTCAAATTGTACAAACAGCAGGCAGAATCACTGAAGGAACAAGTTCGGGGATGAGTTGTGGTGAAAAAGACTCAGCTGCTTGCAGCATAACCGATAAAGAGCCTGAATGCCATGAAGGTATTCATCCAACTGAGAAACAGACTGACCTGTTGAAAAACGAGCATAGCAGACAACTTATGATGTATCAGGACATGATGAAGCAGTTACATCTGGATTCTAGCTCACTCCAATTGAAAGATGGCAAAAATGAGCATAAAGATATTGTTGGTTATGCTATTCAAACATGTCTTTTTAAGAAGCTGCCACCTGTATTAACTCTTCAGCTTCAGAGAGCTGGCACCGGTCACAATACTAAGCTAAAATATAGTGAGCATGTGAGATTTGAGGAGCATCTTGATGTACAGCGATTCATGGATCCCAG CTCTGTGGACAAAGATAATTCCCTCTATCGTCTAGCTGGTGTTGTAGAGCACCGTGGCACTGGTTCGTTGGATGAAGGACACTATGTTGCTTATGTGAGAGCAAGAAGGCTTGGAAATCATCAACAGCAGAGCAGCTGCTCTTTCTCATGGTTCCGTGCAGATGATTCTGTCATCAGTCAAGTGACTCTAGAAGAAGTTCTCAAGCGCGAGGCTTATATTCTTTTCTATGAGAGGGTGGAAGGCTAA
- the LOC112878354 gene encoding cation/calcium exchanger 1-like codes for MARPPATAAVARVCLGVALVALLLATSGLSRGATGGADVSSSLANEARCDGGCDGKRRLGSTEGSCRYPAAGSGDPGRNPRGGYVDYLHLFYCVLGGGRRPALGYAAMAVWLAVLFYLLADTAAVYFCSSLEGLARLLGLPPAIAGATLLSLGNGAPDALSALASLDGGKGGGAAAVGLNGVLGGAMFVSAAVLGVVALRVGGQGVAVDRASFFRDAGFLLLALAAVAVVLAVGEVNIWGAVAFASLYLVYVLAVAFTPDRWPTRRQDDEEDHAHATASSELHSVAETKFYTDQEAQDSLLSDTAPLLQYYAAGDNNGGTGENRSAFWTVFRVLALPLTLPRRLTIPDASKERWSKPTAVTAATLAPIFLSILWSHRATGNPFPAVLLGGLAGIALGLLAFLTTDPSAPPARFLAAWLAGGFAMSVAWAYVIANEVLSLLVSAGTVLSVDAATLGVTVLAWGNSLGDLIANVAVASRGGPGGAQVAVSGCYGGPVFNVLVGLGLSMLLSCWTGDPQPMKIPREPGLYRTLGFVVAGLSWALVMLPRRGMRVDRTLGFGLLAIYFCFVCINISQLKNEQ; via the coding sequence ATGGCGAGACCTCCCGCTACTGCGGCGGTGGCCCGTGTCTGCCTCGGCGTCGCCCTCGTTGCCCTCCTGCTCGCCACCTCCGGCCTCTCGCGCGGCGCCACGGGCGGCGCCGATGTCTCGTCCTCGCTGGCCAACGAGGCGCGCTGCGACGGCGGCTGCGACGgcaagcggcggctcgggagcacAGAAGGCAGCTGCCGCTACCCCGCGGCCGGGTCTGGTGATCCAGGCCGCAACCCGCGCGGCGGGTATGTCGACTACCTGCACCTCTTCTACTGCGTCCTCGGCGGCGGGCGCCGGCCTGCGCTGGGCTACGCCGCGATGGCGGTGTGGCTCGCCGTGCTCTTCTACCTGCTCGCCGACACGGCGGCGGTCTACTTCTGCTCCAGCCTCGAGGGCCTCGcgcgcctgctcggcctcccGCCGGCCATCGCCGGGGCCACGCTGCTCTCGCTCGGGAACGGCGCGCCCGACGCGCTCTCCGCGCTCGCGTCCTTGGACGGCGGCAAGGGCGgaggggccgccgccgtcgggctCAACGGCGTGCTCGGCGGGGCGATGTTCGTGTCCGCCGCCGTGCTCGGCGTTGTCGCCCTCCGCGTCGGCGGCCAGGGGGTCGCCGTCGACCGCGCCAGCTTCTTCCGGGACGCGGGCTTCCTCCTCCtggccctcgccgccgtggcCGTCGTCCTCGCCGTGGGCGAGGTCAACATCTGGGGCGCCGTTGCGTTCGCCTCGCTCTACCTCGTCTACGTCCTCGCCGTCGCCTTCACCCCGGACCGCTGGCCGACGAGACGCCAGGATGACGAGGAGGACCACGCCCATGCCACCGCCTCCTCGGAGCTCCATAGCGTCGCAGAGACCAAGTTCTACACCGACCAGGAGGCACAAGATTCACTCCTCTCCGACACCGCGCCTCTCCTCCAGTACTACGCCGCCGGCGACAACAACGGCGGAACCGGTGAGAACAGGAGCGCGTTCTGGACCGTGTTTCGCGTGCTAGCGCTTCCCCTGACTCTCCCCCGGCGGCTGACGATCCCGGACGCGAGCAAGGAGCGGTGGAGCAAGCCGACCGCGGTGACCGCGGCCACGCTCGCCCCAATCTTCCTGTCCATCCTCTGGAGCCACCGCGCCACGGGGAACCCGTTCCCTGCCGTCCTCCTCGGCGGCCTCGCTGGAATCGCGCtgggcctcctcgcgttcctcACCACGGATCCCTCCGCCCCGCCAGCCCGGTTCCTCGCGGCgtggctcgccggcgggtttgcCATGAGCGTGGCGTGGGCGTACGTGATCGCCAACGAGGTCCTCTCCCTGCTGGTCTCGGCCGGCACCGTCCTGTCCGTGGACGCCGCGACGCTGGGGGTGACCGTGCTCGCCTGGGGAAACTCGCTCGGCGACCTCATCGCGAACGTGGCGGTGGCCTCCCGCGGTGGCCCCGGCGGCGCGCAGGTGGCCGTATCCGGCTGCTACGGCGGGCCGGTGTTCAACGTCCTCGTGGGCCTAGGCCTGTCCATGCTGCTGTCGTGCTGGACCGGGGACCCGCAGCCCATGAAGATTCCGAGGGAGCCTGGGCTCTACCGGACGCTGGGCTTCGTGGTTGCTGGGCTTTCGTGGGCCTTGGTGATGCTGCCCCGGAGAGGGATGAGGGTGGACAGGACGCTGGGCTTTGGGCTCCTGGCGATTTATTTTTGTTTCGTCTGTATTAATATTTCACAGCTCAAGAACGAACAGTAA